GCACGATCAAGTGCCCCCAAGGACCGCCACACACGCCGTGAGCCAGGAAACGCCGAAGGTTCAGAAATGAGATGCGTCTGCCCTGGGCGGCCTTGACGCTCTTGATGCACTGCTGTATATCCACTGTTAGCAAAGGCCGTCTGAGTCTCTTACCAGGGACCGTCGAACACGACTATCAGGGGCAACTCATGGAGACGATGATCCGTCGCATTCAACTCGTGCTCTTTCTGGCAGTGGCCACAGCCGTGCTGCTGCCCGCGGCGTCCGCGCAGGAGCAGCCGTCGTACGCGGTCGAGATCAACGCGATCGTTGACCAATTCGAGCAGATTCAGGCGTCAATCGAAGTCGCGTTCCGAGCCGACAGCTATATCAACAGCCTCCAGGCGCTGCGCTACCGGCTCAAGCGGCTCGACGAGACCTTCGGATCGCGCGCCGAGGCCCGCTACGCCTCGTTTGCCCTGGCGCACTCGATCGAGGACACCTACCTCTCCCTCATCAAGAAAATGCAGGAGGGCAACGGGGCGCCACCGGCTGAAGCCATCCAGCAGGTCACGAGCCTCAACCAGGGGCGCATCAGGGCGCTCAAGTCGGCCGTACGCGCCGAAGCCACAAGCGGCGAGGCCGGGTGGTCGGCTCTGATCGAAGCCTACTTCGGTCAGCAGGACTACAATCGCGCCGTCGCCATGGCCGAGCAGGCGGTGCAAGCCTATCCGAACAGCACCGTCCTGGTCGGCAAGCTCGAAGAGGTCCGGGGCCGCATCGATCGCATCAAGACCAGCCTGACCGAGGCGAACCGGCTCATCGAGAACAAAGAGTACAGCAGCGCGCGCACGGTGCTCGACGAGATCGCATCGCTTGCCGAGAGCGACGTCTCCGTTCAAGAGCTGCGGCGTACGGTCGAGGCCGGGCTCGCGAAGATCGACGAGATCCGTACCAAGGCCCTCGAGGCTGAGAAGGGCGGCGACATCAAACTCGCCTTCAGAACGTGGTCGGATCTCCTTGACGTCGATCCGAGCAATGTGGAAGCCCAACAGAAGATCGCCGACTACAAGAGCAAGTTCCGAATCGTCGTCCGGCGCGTGTACCGCACCTGCCCGACGTGCAAGGGCACCGGCGATTGCAGCGTGTGCGAGGGCTCGAAGCTCTGTCTGGTATGCAACGGGTATGCGCGCTGCCTGAGCTGCAAGGGCCGCGGCTACCACGCCTCGATCTGCACGTATTGCTTGTGTCGCGACTGCCAGGGCACCGGCCGGTGTGCGGCGTGCGGCGGCGACGGTCTCACCTACTGCCCGCAATGCAACGGGCGCGGCTACTTCACAACGAGGGAGTCACGGTCCTGCTCGGTGTGCAACGGCACGGGCCGGATGCGGTTCGGCAACTCCCCCTGCACGACGTGCGGCGGAACAGGCAGCATCAGCGTGAATGTGGACAAGCCGTGCCCGCGTTGCGGCGGCCGCAAGGTGGAGCGCTGCTCGAAGTGCTCCGGCAACGGTCTATGCTCCACCTGCAACGGCCGCGGGCGGGCCGAGAGCTGCCCCGTCTGCAGGGGCTTGGGTCGCGTCATCTCCGAGTGCCCCTACTGCAAGGGCACGAGCATCTGTCTGACGTGCGACGGCAAAGGCACCTGCCGCTACTGCAAGGGCACCGGCCGCTGTTCGGTCTGCGCCGGGAAGCAGGTCGCCGTCCAGGAGCTTGAAGAACAACTGATCGAGGGCGAGGCGGCCGGCACGCTGGTCGTTCTTTCGGACCCGGCGGGGGCCCAGCTCTCCATTGACGGCGAGGAGGTCGGCACGACACCCTACGAGCCCAAGGCGATCGCCGAGGGCCGGCACACCGTGCGCCTGTTCAAGGACGGCCATGCACCCGTCGAGGTTGTCGTCGATGCCGACTCTGACTCCCTCGTCGAGGTCAACCTCACGCTCGTGTCCGATGAACGCTACAACCTGCGCGTGCTCGCCGTGAATGCCCAGCGCCACAGCGTGCTGTTCAAGCACTACTCGCAACGCGACGACGGCACGTTCATGGCCTCGCTCATGGTCGACGGGAAAAACCAGTGGGTCAGGGACGGTGAGTTCCTCCTCGGCTATCAGGCCGTCCGGCTCGACAAGATCGAGAGGGAGCAGTACAACCCGCGCCTCGGCGGCAGCGGCGTCATCGACGTCTCGAAGCTCGTCCTGGTCAACCGCGTCGGCAAGCAGATCGAACTGACGCTCGGCGCGCCCGTGTACGTCTCCGACTACATGGCCAAGCTCTACGACAAGGAATACAACGCCACTTGGTCGGCGCGCGAGGGAAGCCGCCTCGGCGGCAAGCAGGTCCAGAGCATCGATGCCGAGCAGGTCGTCTTCATCGGCGATGACGGGAAGGAACTCGTCCTGCCCGTGAACTAGACGAGCTGGACAGCGACAGCATCCAAACGATGACGCCCGGGAGCAGCACGCGTTTGCGTCCGCTCCTGGGCGTTGTCCTTCTCAGCCCTGCCCCACCTCGACCCTTCTTGCGGCCGGGCCGTTGTGCCGTTGACCCGCCACGCCGCCGCCGTCTACGATGCCGTGTCGTGGCGCCAGCCATCGACCGGCCAAGCAGCGATCGCAACGGGGGAAAGGACACGGGGCAATGATTCGAATCGAGAAGAGCGAGTTCGAGCAACGCGTGGCCCGCATCCAGGACGCCATGGAGCGCGAAGGCCTCGACGCCCTCCTGGTCTACGGCGACGAGTACCGCAAGGAGAACCTGCGGTACGTGTGCAATTTCTGGCCCATCTTCGAGCGCGCCGCGTGCGTGGTTCCACGCCGTGGCCTGCCTGTGCTCGCGGGCGGCGCCGAGGGCGAGCGGTATGCGCGCGAGATGTGCGTGTGGGACGATATCCGCGTCGTCAAGGAATTCGCCTGCGTCTCGGTGGCCGAGGACATTGACTTCCCTCTGGCAAAGTTCACGCCACTGGCCAACGTGCTGCGCGAGGCGATGGGTGGCGGAACGCGGCTCGGCCTCGTCGGTGTGACCGACATCCCGGGGCCGATCATGGACCGGATCAAGGCCGGCGCGGCCGGCATGGAGATCCGGCCCGCCGACACGATCCTCAACGAGCTGCGCGTGGTCAAAACGGAGGCAGAGATCGCCTGCTTGCGTGAGGCCGGACGCCTCGCCTGTCTCGGATACGAGAAGCTCATGGCCGCCTGTGTGCCCGGCAACACCGAGCTGCACGCCACCGGGGCCGCCGAGGGCGCCGCACGCCAAGCCGGCGCCGAGGACATCAACTTCACCGTCATGGGTACCGGGCCGCGCACCGCGACAGTGATCGGGCGGCCCATCAACCGCATCATCGAGGACGGGGATATGGTCATGGCGTCGTTCGCCGTGCAATACGAGGGCTATGTGGCCACCGCCGAGTTCCCGTTCGTCGCGGGCAAGGCGTCCGGCGAGCAGAAACGCTTCCTCGATGCGCTCTTCGCCGCAGCGAACGAGCAGCTCAAGCATCTCCGTGCGGGCGTGATCGCCGGCGACATGGTGCGCGCCGTCCGCACGGTGTTCCGCAAGCGCAAGCTCGACCAGTACGACATCTACCCGCCCATGCACGGCATCGGGCTGGCCGAAGCCGAGCTGCCGTATCCGGACGAGAAGGCAACGTATCCACTGCGCGCGGGCATGTGCGTCAACTCCGATATCAGCCTGTTCGGCCACCCGGCAGGCTCAAACCGGATCGAGGAAGGGTTCGTGATCACGGCCGACGGAACGGAATCGCTGACGCCGCTTATCCGTACGCTGTGCGCGAAGGTCTCCGCAGTCTAGACGCCGAGGCAGAACTGGCTGCACGCGAGTCCGAAGCCCGCGCAGCCGGCGGCATGATGTAGCCACGCCCGGAAGGGCGTGGGACACGCACGCACAGCCCGACCCTAAGCCCGCGCAGCGGGCGGCATCTGGGTTGCCGTCACCGGCGCTCGACGACGGGCTGGCCTATGCCGCCCCCTGCGGGGGCTCAGCGGCCTACAGCGCGCTTCCCACAGGCTAACGCCTGCGGCCACATGATATCATCCCCTGCGGGGACTCAGCCCGGCGTGGGCTTGAGTCTCGCCGTGTATCGTGGGAGGCTCTCATGCGTGTCACGACGGTGTGTGGCGAGATCGAAATGGACGCATTGGGCGTCACACTGCCGCACGAGCATCTGCTCATCGACCTGCGCAACCAGTACGCCGACCCCGCCGATCCGGAGCGCAGACGCCTCGGGCTGCGACCCGTCTGCCCCGAGACGGTCGAGACCGTGCGCCGCGATCCCTACGCCTTGCGCGATAACCTGCTGCTCGACGATATCGAATGCGCGGTCGCTGAGGTCGAGCGGTTCCGAGACGCCGGTGGTCGGACCATCGTTGACTGCACCTCGCGCGGCCTGAGCCCCCGGCCCGATGCCCTGGCGACGATTTCGCGCAGAACGGGCGTCAACGTGATCGCCGGGTGTGGCCACTACACCCAGGACACGCACCCGGCCGACATGGCCAACCGATCCATCGGGCAGATCGCCGACGAGATGGTCCGCGACTTGACCGAGGGCATTGACGGCACGGGGATCAGGGCCGGCGTGATCGGCGAACTGGGGACGAGCGCTACGATCCTGGCGCAGGAGGAGAAGGTGCTGCGCGCGGCGGCGAAGGCTTTTGGCGCGGTGCCCCGCGCCATCTACGTCCACACCTACCCGTGGGGCAAGGAGGGCGCGACCGCGGCCCGGCTGCTCGTCGACGGCGGCGTCGATCCCGCGCGCATCGTCATCTGCCATATCGACGTGACCCTCGACCTCGCCTACCTGCGTGATCTGCTCACGCTTGGCGTGGTGATCGAGTTCGACGACTTCGGCAAGGAGTTCCAGCCGGACGCGGCCGAAGGCGCATTCGCCGGCGGACGCTTCGCCACCGACGCCGAACGCGTCCAGGTCGTCAGGCAACTACTCAACGCCGGCTTCGGCGCGCAGCTTCTCGTGACCACCGACATCTGCCTCAAGTGCATGCTGCACGCCCACGGAGGCTCCGGCTACGGGCACATCCTCCAGAACGTCGTACCCATGATGCGCGAGGCCGGCATCGAGCAGCCGTTAGTCAACCAGCTCCTCATCGAGACCCCCCGCCGCATCCTCGCCGGAAATTAGGGACAGGCACTAATTTCGTGGAAAATTGGTGCCTGTCCCTAATTTCTGAGGCGGGTGAGGCGCTCGCGGGCGGCGGCGGCGTATTTCGTGTCCGGGAAACGATCGAGGATGTCGCCCAGGCAGTCGGCGGCGTAATCGGGGCGGTTGAAGCGGCGTTCGTAGAGCTCGGCGAGCCGCATGAGGATTGTGACGCGCATCGCGTCTTCGAGCTTGAGGCTGAGCAGCGCGTTGTACTCGATCATGCCGCGATCGAGGTCACCCATCTTCTCCAGACAGATCTCGGCGATGGCGCGCTGGGCCTCGACGTCGCCTGGATGCATCTGCAGGATGCCGCGGTATGCTTCGATTGCCTCTCCCCAACGCTCCTCGACCGCGAGCGAGCGGGCCGGTCCATACATCTGCACCGGCCCCTCAAACCGCTGGTTCTCCCCCGTGATCGCGCCAATGAAGAGGTGCGCGCCCAGCCAAGCGATGTCGGGCGCGATCATCACGCCGATGAGCACCGCGAAAATCACGGTCGCAAGCATCCCATACCCAGTGCCCCCGAACCAGTGCCATGCCACGACGAGCACGAGGATCAGCCCGGCGGCAACAGCCCATCGGACTATGCGTGTCGAAGAACCCATCTGTTCAATCGGACTCCCAGCGTGTCTCAAACGTGAGGCGGTTGCCCTCCAGCAACCACCGGCGCCGTCGGCGGCGCCGCCTGCTGTGCCATCGCGGCAAGCAGGTCGGCGGTGACATCCTTACCGCCCCCGGCGTTTGTCACAAGCGTTGCGATGGTCCAGATCGGCCCCCAGGGAATACCCCACCAGCCCAAGAGTAACGAGATCAGGCTGTACCCAAAGGCCCGACTCGCGACGCCCTCGCCGGCACGAACGAAGTAGATGCCCGACGAGCGCTTGAAGGTCACCACAAACAGCGAGATGCAGTACTGAAACAGCACGAAGCGGGCCCCACGCTCCAGCTCCTGCCTCACCTGCTCATCCGAAAGCCCCTCAAGGCCGACTACCTTCATGCGCGTTCTCCCGTCGCACTTCTCTTGCCGCCACTCATGACTCCAGACTCATACTTCGACTGACAACGTCTTCCTGACAATATGTCTTGCCACCGGCTTCAGCCGGTGGTTACTGGTCTCCGCCCTGTCTCATGCGAGCCGGGTTCAGCCAGCTTCTCGATAGTCGGCTTGAGTCAGCCGTCGCGCGACGGAGAAGCAACAGGTGCATGAATGCCTTTGTCGAGAAGCCCGCTCAAAGCGGGCTCATGCCCTTTTTTCCCAATCTCCCCACCACCGGCTGAAGCCGGTGGCAATACCTACTCAGTAGAGGATAAAAGCCAGAGACGCCTTAGAGGAAAGGGGCGCTATCCAGTGATGACTGCTCAACTGGTTTGTCGAGAGAATACCGTTCTGTCACTTTCTTGACAAGATCGGCAAACCACGGTCTGCAGCCCGGAGCTACATACACTTGAGTTATGAGAGCGGAGAGACCAACAGCCTTCCAGCATCCGTCATCGGTTGGCTCGGCAGTGAGGTCGAGGCCGTCAGCGTTGTGAGGTAGGTCATGCGTCACCGCACGGACCTCCTTTTCGTGCTCAAACGAGGTGCGTTTGTGGACAAAGGGCCAAAAGAAATCGTCAGCGGGGAATGCGTCCTTGTCAAAGTCAATGTACCTGACAACCCCAACGTGACAGGATTCGTCCAAAACGTCCCTCAGTTTCGCATAGGTTGAACAGACGGCGACGGCTTTACTGGAACTCGCGTATAGCCCCCACATGGCGGCAGACTCGCGCTGGTTTATGTGCCAGCAGTTGACCATAGTCCACTTCCGGAGCCATCTGCTAAAATTACCCATCTTGACCGCGAAGTCCACCCTGAAGCGCGATTGGAACTCACTGCGCCACACGCGATGGGCCTCCGGCCAGGATCCCTCGAAGGGATCGCCGAGGCGATGCGCCCTGCAGAAGAAAAGCCCTCTCTGTTCCAGCATGGATACATACTTCGTGAAGTCCATGTAGCGCCAGATGCGCGCGTCCGGGTCATCCGGTGCCTGGAAGATATCGTGCTCTCTGTCTGGCATGGGGTCTTCTTTCCTGGCCTCGGTCCACAGGCGGCAACGGAGACCGGACCGAACAAACACATCTCGCCATGAGCGATGTCTCCCCTACAAGTTCGCGAAGTCTTGCGGGTGGCGGGCTCGGAGCATGGCTTCTTCGTAGGTGATAAGCCCGCGCATGTAGAGGTTCTTGAGCGAGCGGTCCATCGTCATCATGCCGTACTGCGAGCCGGTCTGGAGCATGGTGGGGATCTGCGCCGTGCGGTGGTCGCGCACGCACGAGCGGATCGCCTCGGTGGCGACGAGCACCTCGACCGACACGATGCGGCCCTGGCCGTCGGCGCGCGGGATGAGCTGCTGGGCGATGATGCCCTGCAAACAGCCGGCAAGCTGGATCTGGATCTGTTGCTGCTGGTGCGGCGGGAAAACGTCGATGATGCGGTCGATGGTCTGTGCCGCGTCGGGCGTGTGGAGCGTGCTCATGACGAGGTGGCCGGTCTCGGCCGCCGTGACCGCCGTGGCGATCGTCTCGAGGTCGCGCATCTCGCCGACGAGGATCACGTCCGGATCCTGGCGCAGCACGTACTTGAGCGCGCTGGCGAAGCTTGGTGTGTCGGCGCCGACCTCGCGCTGCTTGATCACCGCGTTCTGGTTCTTGAACAGGTACTCGATCGGGTCCTCGACGGTGATGATCATGCAGCGGCGGCGCTGGTTGATGTGCTCGACCATCGCCGCGAGCGTGGTCGTCTTACCTGTGCCCGTCGGGCCCGTGCAGATCACCAGCCCGTTGGGCCGCTCGGCCAGGTAGCCGACCACGGGCGGCAGCCCGAGCTCGCCGATCGTGCGGATCTGCAACATCACGACGCGGAAGGCCGCCTCAACCGACCCGCGCTGCTGGTGCACGTTGACGCGAAAGCGGCTGATGCCCGGGATGTAGAGGCTCAGGTCGAGCTCGTGCGTCTCCTCGAACTTGACCTTCTGCGCGTCGTTAAGCACACCGTAGATGAGCCGCCGCGTGTCCTCGCGCGTCAGCGCCTCCATCTGCGCCGGCCGCAGCTCGCCGTCAATCCGGAAGATCGGCGGCATCCCCTCCGTCAGATGCAAGTCCGACGCGTTGTACTGCACCACCTGCTGAAGGAGGTCACGTAGGTCCATTCGCAAGCCGCTCCCAGACGATGTTGTGGCAACAGGATAGCAGGGTTCATGGGATAAGGACAATCTCCTTCATCCTGTCGGTCTCATAGAGAACACGGCTCGGATGCCGGTCCCCCGTTCCTACAGCTCAGCCACATTGCCTTGGTTGGGCACGGAGCTGGAGTAGCCCATCTCGCGCAGGGTATCGGAGAGGGCGATGGACTGGTCCTCGTCGCCGTGGACGACGAAGAAGTGCTTGACGTTGCTGTGGACGCGCTCGACGTAGTCGAGCAGCTCGATACGGTCGGCGTGGGCGCTGAAGGCGTTGATCACCTCGACCTGCGCCCGGCGCTCGTACTCTTCGCCGAAGATCTTCACCACCGGTTCCTTCTCGACGAGGCGCTTGCCGAGCGTATGCTGGGCACAATAGCCAACGATGAGCACGATGTTGCGCGCGTCGCCGATGTTGTTCTTGAGGTGGTGCAGGATGCGCCCGGCCTCACACATGCCCGAGGCGGACACGATGATCATCGGCCCCTTGAGCTGGTTGAGCTGCTTCGACTCCTCGACATCGCGCGTGTAGGTGACGTTGCCCATGCCGAGCGGGCTCTTGTTGGCGCGGATCAGCGCACGCGTCTCGCGGTCGAAGCACTCGGGATGCGAGCGGAAGATCTCGGTCGCGTTGACCGAGAGCGGGCTGTCGAGGTAGACGGGCACCGGCGGAGTGGCGCCTTTCTCGACGAGCCGCGCAAGCGAATAGAGCACCTCCTGTGTGCGGCCGACGCTGAAGGCGGGGATGATGATCTTGCCGCGCGCCTTCACCGCCCGGTTCACGATGGCGGCGAGCTTGCTCTCGGCGTTCTCGTAATCGTCGTGGACGCGGTTGCCGTAGGTGCTCTCGATGATGAAATAGTCGACGTCGCTCGGGATGTGCGGGTCCCGCAGGATAGGCAATGAGTCGCGCCCAAGGTCGGCCGTGTAGAAGAGTCGGCGGAGATCGCCGTTCTTACCGACGCCGCCGCCGTTCCGGCGGACGTTCAACTCGATCTGCGTCGAGCCGAGGATGTGGCCCGCCTCGCGGAAGACGGCCTCGACGCCGTCGCCGAGCTTGACGGGCCGGTCGTAGGGGACCGACTGGAAGAACTTGAGCGACTCGGCGGCGTCCTCCTGCGTGTAGAGCGGCTCGACGGGCGGCTCGTCCTTGTGTTTCTTCTTCCGGTTGAGGTACTCGGCGTCAGACTCCTGGATGTGGGCGCTGTCGAGCAGCATGATGGCACACAGGTCGCGCGTCGCGTGCGTGCAGAAGATCGTGCCGTTGAACCCGTCGCGCGTCAGCACGGGGATCAGGCCGCTGTGGTCGATGTGGGCGTGGCTGAGCAGGAGCACGTCGATGCTCGCCGGGTCGCACGGCAGGTGCGAGTTGCGCTCACGCGCTTCCTTGCGCGGGCCCTGGAACTGGCCGCAGTCCATGAGGATGCGCAGGCCGCTGACCTCAACGAGGTGCTTCGAACCGGTGACGTTCTTGTTCGCGCCCAGGAAATGGAGTTTCATTCGAGTCCTCCGCTGCTGCCGGCGCCCGTGCGCCGGGGCTCACTTTTCTGTTGTCGCGGTCCCG
The sequence above is a segment of the Verrucomicrobiota bacterium genome. Coding sequences within it:
- a CDS encoding PEGA domain-containing protein encodes the protein MIRRIQLVLFLAVATAVLLPAASAQEQPSYAVEINAIVDQFEQIQASIEVAFRADSYINSLQALRYRLKRLDETFGSRAEARYASFALAHSIEDTYLSLIKKMQEGNGAPPAEAIQQVTSLNQGRIRALKSAVRAEATSGEAGWSALIEAYFGQQDYNRAVAMAEQAVQAYPNSTVLVGKLEEVRGRIDRIKTSLTEANRLIENKEYSSARTVLDEIASLAESDVSVQELRRTVEAGLAKIDEIRTKALEAEKGGDIKLAFRTWSDLLDVDPSNVEAQQKIADYKSKFRIVVRRVYRTCPTCKGTGDCSVCEGSKLCLVCNGYARCLSCKGRGYHASICTYCLCRDCQGTGRCAACGGDGLTYCPQCNGRGYFTTRESRSCSVCNGTGRMRFGNSPCTTCGGTGSISVNVDKPCPRCGGRKVERCSKCSGNGLCSTCNGRGRAESCPVCRGLGRVISECPYCKGTSICLTCDGKGTCRYCKGTGRCSVCAGKQVAVQELEEQLIEGEAAGTLVVLSDPAGAQLSIDGEEVGTTPYEPKAIAEGRHTVRLFKDGHAPVEVVVDADSDSLVEVNLTLVSDERYNLRVLAVNAQRHSVLFKHYSQRDDGTFMASLMVDGKNQWVRDGEFLLGYQAVRLDKIEREQYNPRLGGSGVIDVSKLVLVNRVGKQIELTLGAPVYVSDYMAKLYDKEYNATWSAREGSRLGGKQVQSIDAEQVVFIGDDGKELVLPVN
- a CDS encoding aminopeptidase P family protein; this translates as MIRIEKSEFEQRVARIQDAMEREGLDALLVYGDEYRKENLRYVCNFWPIFERAACVVPRRGLPVLAGGAEGERYAREMCVWDDIRVVKEFACVSVAEDIDFPLAKFTPLANVLREAMGGGTRLGLVGVTDIPGPIMDRIKAGAAGMEIRPADTILNELRVVKTEAEIACLREAGRLACLGYEKLMAACVPGNTELHATGAAEGAARQAGAEDINFTVMGTGPRTATVIGRPINRIIEDGDMVMASFAVQYEGYVATAEFPFVAGKASGEQKRFLDALFAAANEQLKHLRAGVIAGDMVRAVRTVFRKRKLDQYDIYPPMHGIGLAEAELPYPDEKATYPLRAGMCVNSDISLFGHPAGSNRIEEGFVITADGTESLTPLIRTLCAKVSAV
- a CDS encoding DUF2971 domain-containing protein, which produces MPDREHDIFQAPDDPDARIWRYMDFTKYVSMLEQRGLFFCRAHRLGDPFEGSWPEAHRVWRSEFQSRFRVDFAVKMGNFSRWLRKWTMVNCWHINQRESAAMWGLYASSSKAVAVCSTYAKLRDVLDESCHVGVVRYIDFDKDAFPADDFFWPFVHKRTSFEHEKEVRAVTHDLPHNADGLDLTAEPTDDGCWKAVGLSALITQVYVAPGCRPWFADLVKKVTERYSLDKPVEQSSLDSAPFL
- a CDS encoding PilT/PilU family type 4a pilus ATPase translates to MDLRDLLQQVVQYNASDLHLTEGMPPIFRIDGELRPAQMEALTREDTRRLIYGVLNDAQKVKFEETHELDLSLYIPGISRFRVNVHQQRGSVEAAFRVVMLQIRTIGELGLPPVVGYLAERPNGLVICTGPTGTGKTTTLAAMVEHINQRRRCMIITVEDPIEYLFKNQNAVIKQREVGADTPSFASALKYVLRQDPDVILVGEMRDLETIATAVTAAETGHLVMSTLHTPDAAQTIDRIIDVFPPHQQQQIQIQLAGCLQGIIAQQLIPRADGQGRIVSVEVLVATEAIRSCVRDHRTAQIPTMLQTGSQYGMMTMDRSLKNLYMRGLITYEEAMLRARHPQDFANL
- a CDS encoding MBL fold metallo-hydrolase, whose translation is MKLHFLGANKNVTGSKHLVEVSGLRILMDCGQFQGPRKEARERNSHLPCDPASIDVLLLSHAHIDHSGLIPVLTRDGFNGTIFCTHATRDLCAIMLLDSAHIQESDAEYLNRKKKHKDEPPVEPLYTQEDAAESLKFFQSVPYDRPVKLGDGVEAVFREAGHILGSTQIELNVRRNGGGVGKNGDLRRLFYTADLGRDSLPILRDPHIPSDVDYFIIESTYGNRVHDDYENAESKLAAIVNRAVKARGKIIIPAFSVGRTQEVLYSLARLVEKGATPPVPVYLDSPLSVNATEIFRSHPECFDRETRALIRANKSPLGMGNVTYTRDVEESKQLNQLKGPMIIVSASGMCEAGRILHHLKNNIGDARNIVLIVGYCAQHTLGKRLVEKEPVVKIFGEEYERRAQVEVINAFSAHADRIELLDYVERVHSNVKHFFVVHGDEDQSIALSDTLREMGYSSSVPNQGNVAEL